One stretch of Cedecea neteri DNA includes these proteins:
- the yejM gene encoding LPS biosynthesis-modulating metalloenzyme YejM, producing the protein MVTNRQRYREKVSQMVSWGHWFALFNILLAMLLGSRYLFIADWPTTLTGRVYSYLSVVGHFSFLVFAAYLLLIFPLTFIVMSQRLLRFISAALATAGMTLLLIDSEVFTRFHLHLNPTVWDLVINPDQGEMARDWQLMFISAPVILLIEMLFATWSWQKLRSLGRRRKYVRPLVILFFISFFSSHLMYIWADANFYRPITMQRANLPLSYPMTARRFLEKHGLLDAQEYQRRLVEQGSPEALSVQYPLSNLQFRDMGIGNNVLLITVDGLNADSVSKDMPALSEFAAGNIRFTQHMSSGNSTDSGIFGLFYGISPAYMDGVLSKRTPAALITGLNQQGYQLGLFASDGFNSAMYRQALLSDFSLRPAKNQGDSQTATQWINWLNQYASDDNRWFSWVAFNGTSIDDNGNQQGFERRYSRAAGNVDEQIKRVLDALQAAGKLQNTVVIVTAGHGVPLGAQRDAFAWSRAHIQVPLVIHWPGTPAQTITKLTDHQDVMTTLMQRLLHVKTPANEYSQGEDLFTATRRNNWVIGADNETLAVTTPEMTLVLSNNGNYRMYDLQGKRIEETKPQLDLLLQVLTDEKRFIAN; encoded by the coding sequence ATGGTGACTAACCGTCAGCGCTACCGCGAAAAAGTTTCCCAGATGGTCAGTTGGGGACACTGGTTCGCCCTGTTTAATATCCTGCTGGCCATGCTGCTGGGTAGCCGCTATCTGTTTATTGCCGACTGGCCAACGACGCTGACGGGGCGAGTTTATTCGTACCTTAGCGTCGTTGGGCACTTTAGTTTTTTGGTGTTTGCTGCCTATTTACTGCTGATTTTTCCGCTGACGTTTATCGTGATGTCGCAGCGCCTGCTGCGCTTTATCAGCGCTGCCTTAGCCACGGCGGGCATGACGCTATTGCTGATAGACAGCGAAGTTTTCACGCGCTTCCACCTTCACCTTAATCCCACCGTCTGGGATCTGGTGATTAACCCTGACCAGGGGGAGATGGCCCGCGACTGGCAGCTGATGTTCATCAGCGCACCGGTGATTTTGCTTATTGAGATGCTATTTGCGACGTGGAGCTGGCAGAAGCTGCGCAGCCTCGGCCGTCGCCGTAAATACGTGCGTCCTTTAGTGATTCTGTTCTTTATCTCTTTCTTTAGCAGCCACCTGATGTACATCTGGGCGGATGCTAACTTTTATCGCCCGATAACCATGCAGCGGGCGAATCTGCCGCTTTCTTACCCGATGACGGCACGCCGCTTCCTTGAAAAACACGGCCTGCTTGATGCGCAAGAGTACCAGCGTCGTCTGGTTGAGCAAGGCAGCCCGGAAGCGCTTTCGGTGCAGTATCCGCTGAGTAACCTGCAGTTCCGCGATATGGGTATCGGCAACAATGTTCTGCTGATTACCGTGGACGGCCTGAACGCAGACAGCGTGAGCAAAGATATGCCAGCGCTGAGCGAATTCGCCGCCGGCAATATCCGCTTTACCCAGCACATGAGCTCCGGGAATAGTACCGACAGCGGTATCTTCGGCCTGTTCTACGGCATTTCACCGGCTTATATGGACGGCGTGCTATCAAAACGTACCCCTGCCGCGCTGATTACCGGCTTAAACCAGCAGGGCTACCAGCTTGGCCTTTTTGCCTCCGACGGCTTTAACTCGGCAATGTACCGCCAGGCCCTGCTCTCCGACTTCTCGCTACGTCCGGCTAAAAACCAGGGCGACAGCCAGACGGCAACACAGTGGATTAACTGGCTCAATCAGTATGCCTCTGACGATAACCGCTGGTTCTCATGGGTGGCCTTTAACGGCACCAGCATTGACGACAACGGCAACCAGCAGGGCTTTGAGCGGCGCTATTCCCGCGCGGCCGGCAACGTAGATGAACAGATTAAACGCGTGCTGGATGCGCTTCAGGCGGCGGGTAAACTGCAAAATACCGTGGTGATCGTTACCGCAGGACACGGTGTCCCGCTTGGCGCACAGCGCGATGCTTTTGCCTGGTCACGGGCTCATATTCAGGTACCGCTGGTGATCCACTGGCCGGGTACGCCAGCACAGACCATCACCAAGCTCACCGATCATCAGGATGTCATGACAACGCTGATGCAGCGTCTGCTGCACGTTAAAACGCCGGCAAATGAATATTCACAGGGTGAAGATCTGTTTACCGCCACCCGTCGCAATAACTGGGTGATTGGGGCCGACAACGAAACCCTGGCCGTGACCACGCCGGAAATGACGCTGGTGCTTAGCAATAACGGCAACTACAGGATGTACGATCTGCAGGGCAAGAGAATCGAAGAGACCAAGCCTCAGCTTGATCTGCTGCTGCAGGTGCTGACCGACGAGAAGCGTTTCATCGCCAACTAA
- the yejK gene encoding nucleoid-associated protein YejK → MSLDINQIALHQLIKRDEQTLDVVLRDSLLATDGAVEDMMAELHRVYSAKNKAYGLFSEESELAEALRLQRKGDEDFLAFTRAATGRLRDELAKYPFADGGIVLFCHYRYLAVEYLLVAVLNNLSSMRVNEELDISATHYLDINHADIVARIDLTEWETNPESTRYLTFLKGRVGRKVADFFMDFLGASEGLNAKAQNKGLLQALDDFTNEAQLDKNERQAARQQVYAYCNEQLQAGEEIELSSLADELPWAVDDKNFQQFTADKGYELEESFPADRGTLRQLTKYAGSGGGLTISFDAMLLGERIFWDPATDTLTIKGTPPNLRDQLQRRTSGK, encoded by the coding sequence ATGAGTCTGGATATCAACCAGATTGCCCTGCATCAACTGATTAAGCGCGATGAGCAGACGCTGGACGTCGTGCTTCGCGATTCGCTGCTGGCAACCGACGGTGCCGTCGAAGATATGATGGCGGAGCTGCACCGCGTGTACAGCGCCAAAAATAAAGCTTACGGCCTGTTCAGCGAAGAGAGCGAGCTGGCCGAAGCGCTGCGTTTACAGCGTAAAGGCGATGAGGATTTTCTTGCCTTTACCCGTGCGGCGACCGGTCGCCTTCGCGATGAACTGGCAAAATACCCGTTTGCCGACGGCGGCATTGTGCTGTTTTGCCACTATCGTTATCTGGCGGTGGAATATTTGCTGGTGGCGGTGCTGAACAATCTGAGCAGCATGCGCGTTAACGAAGAGCTGGATATTAGCGCGACCCACTACCTGGACATCAACCACGCGGACATCGTCGCGCGTATTGATTTGACTGAATGGGAAACCAACCCGGAGTCTACCCGCTATCTGACCTTCCTGAAGGGCAGAGTGGGGCGCAAAGTGGCCGATTTCTTTATGGACTTCCTGGGCGCCAGCGAAGGCCTGAACGCAAAGGCGCAGAACAAAGGTCTGCTGCAGGCGCTGGACGACTTCACCAATGAAGCCCAGTTGGACAAAAACGAGCGCCAGGCCGCGCGGCAGCAGGTTTATGCCTACTGCAACGAACAGCTTCAGGCGGGAGAAGAGATTGAACTCTCTTCATTGGCCGATGAGCTGCCGTGGGCGGTTGACGACAAGAACTTCCAACAGTTTACCGCCGACAAGGGCTACGAACTGGAAGAGAGCTTCCCGGCCGATCGCGGAACTCTGCGTCAGCTGACTAAATATGCCGGTAGCGGCGGCGGGCTGACGATTAGCTTCGATGCCATGCTGCTGGGCGAGCGTATTTTCTGGGATCCGGCGACGGATACCCTGACTATCAAAGGGACGCCGCCGAACCTGCGCGACCAGCTCCAGCGCCGCACTTCCGGGAAATAA
- a CDS encoding microcin C ABC transporter permease — protein MSRLSPVNQARWTRFRQNRRGYWSLWIFALIFILSMGSELVANDRPLLVHYEGKLWFPSIKNYSESDFGGPLATPADYQDPWLTARLSDKGWILWAPIRFSSNTINYASNVPFPSPPSAQNWLGTDANGSDVLARILYGTRISVLFGLMLTFFSSIIGVLAGAVQGYYGGRVDLWGQRLIEVWSGMPTLFLIIMLSSVVQPNFWWLLGITVLFGWMGLVGVVRAEFLRTRNFDYIRAARAMGVGDWSIMTRHMLPNAMVATLTFLPFILCASITTLTSLDFLGFGLPLGSPSLGELVLQGKNNLQAPWLGISAFLSLAILLSLLIFIGEAVRDAFDPSKAR, from the coding sequence ATGAGCCGACTAAGCCCGGTAAACCAGGCGCGCTGGACGCGTTTTCGCCAGAACCGCCGTGGTTACTGGTCGCTGTGGATCTTTGCCCTTATCTTTATTTTGAGCATGGGTTCAGAGCTGGTCGCCAACGATCGTCCGCTGCTGGTGCATTACGAAGGCAAACTCTGGTTCCCGTCGATAAAAAACTACAGCGAAAGCGATTTTGGCGGCCCGCTTGCCACCCCCGCCGACTACCAGGACCCCTGGTTAACCGCGCGCCTGAGCGACAAAGGCTGGATCCTCTGGGCGCCGATACGCTTTAGCAGCAACACCATTAACTACGCCAGCAACGTGCCGTTCCCTTCGCCACCCAGCGCGCAAAACTGGCTCGGCACCGATGCCAACGGCAGCGACGTGCTGGCGAGAATACTTTACGGAACCCGCATTTCCGTGCTCTTCGGCCTGATGCTGACCTTTTTCTCCAGCATTATTGGCGTTCTGGCAGGCGCGGTGCAGGGCTATTACGGCGGGCGCGTCGACCTGTGGGGGCAACGCTTGATAGAAGTCTGGTCGGGGATGCCGACGCTATTTTTGATAATCATGCTGTCGAGCGTGGTGCAGCCTAACTTTTGGTGGCTGCTGGGCATCACCGTATTATTTGGCTGGATGGGGCTGGTCGGCGTCGTGCGGGCAGAGTTTTTGCGCACCCGCAATTTCGACTATATTCGCGCTGCGCGGGCGATGGGCGTCGGCGACTGGTCAATCATGACCCGCCATATGTTACCTAACGCCATGGTCGCCACCCTGACCTTCCTGCCCTTTATTCTGTGCGCTTCGATAACGACCCTGACCTCACTCGACTTCCTCGGTTTTGGTCTGCCGCTTGGCTCACCTTCGCTTGGCGAACTGGTACTGCAGGGGAAAAACAACCTGCAGGCACCGTGGTTGGGCATTTCCGCCTTTCTATCTCTGGCGATCTTGCTCTCCCTGTTAATTTTTATTGGCGAAGCGGTCCGTGACGCCTTTGATCCTTCTAAGGCGCGCTGA
- a CDS encoding YejL family protein has protein sequence MPQTSRYSDEQVEAMLTELAGVLEKHHAPTDLSLMVLGNMVTNLINTSVASAQRRPLARSFAEALQASVSEDKAH, from the coding sequence ATGCCACAAACATCCCGCTACAGTGACGAACAAGTTGAAGCGATGCTGACCGAACTGGCCGGCGTGCTGGAAAAACACCACGCGCCTACCGATCTTTCCCTGATGGTTTTGGGAAATATGGTCACCAATCTGATAAACACCAGCGTGGCGTCCGCTCAGCGTCGTCCTTTGGCTCGCTCCTTTGCCGAGGCGCTTCAAGCTTCGGTGAGCGAAGATAAAGCCCACTAA
- the rsuA gene encoding 16S rRNA pseudouridine(516) synthase RsuA: MRLDKFISQQLGVSRAISGREIRASRVTIDDEVVRDASFKLLPEHQVAFDGNPLTQQNGPRYFMLNKPQGYVCSTDDPDHPTVLYFLDVPVAHKLHAAGRLDIDTTGLVLMTDDGQWSHRITSPRHHCEKTYLVTLESPVEEGTAEHFAKGVQLHNEKDLTKPAVLEVITPTEVRLTISEGRYHQVKRMFAAVGNRVVGLHRERIGEIALDPELAPGEYRPLTEQEIASVGMP, translated from the coding sequence ATGCGACTCGATAAATTTATCTCTCAGCAGCTCGGCGTCAGCCGTGCTATCTCTGGCCGCGAAATCCGCGCTAGCCGCGTCACCATTGACGATGAAGTGGTGCGTGACGCCTCTTTTAAACTGCTGCCGGAACACCAGGTGGCGTTTGATGGCAACCCGCTGACCCAGCAAAATGGCCCACGCTATTTCATGCTTAATAAGCCGCAGGGCTACGTTTGCTCGACCGATGACCCGGATCATCCGACGGTGCTTTACTTCCTGGACGTGCCGGTGGCGCACAAGCTGCATGCTGCGGGTCGCCTTGATATCGACACCACCGGTCTGGTGCTGATGACGGACGACGGCCAGTGGTCGCACCGCATTACTTCTCCGCGCCATCATTGCGAAAAAACCTATCTTGTGACGCTGGAATCGCCGGTAGAAGAGGGCACGGCGGAACACTTCGCGAAAGGCGTTCAGCTGCATAATGAGAAAGATCTCACCAAACCTGCCGTGCTGGAAGTGATTACCCCCACGGAAGTGCGCCTGACCATCAGCGAAGGTCGCTACCACCAGGTCAAACGCATGTTCGCGGCGGTCGGCAACCGCGTTGTTGGCCTGCACCGCGAGCGTATTGGTGAAATCGCACTGGATCCTGAACTGGCCCCCGGTGAGTACCGCCCGTTAACCGAACAGGAAATTGCCAGCGTCGGCATGCCCTAA
- a CDS encoding DOPA 4,5-dioxygenase family protein, with protein MVEKTPAGASLTPAVETDIQAIRTIQSYHAHIYFETPQQRATAERIRQEIAQRFSVLLGRWHDEPVGPHALPMYQVAFMPDEFVRLAPWLMLNRSGLTVLLHPNTGHPKADHTAHAVWMGEKLEIRNLHRLPESEGPEPEYIPNTCPTVAS; from the coding sequence ATGGTTGAAAAAACCCCCGCAGGTGCATCGCTGACACCCGCCGTAGAAACGGATATCCAGGCTATCAGGACGATACAAAGCTACCACGCCCATATCTATTTCGAGACGCCTCAGCAGAGGGCGACCGCGGAAAGGATTCGGCAAGAAATTGCGCAGCGTTTTTCCGTGCTGCTCGGGCGCTGGCACGACGAGCCCGTTGGCCCTCACGCCCTGCCGATGTACCAGGTCGCTTTTATGCCCGATGAATTTGTGCGCCTGGCGCCGTGGCTGATGCTCAACCGCAGCGGACTAACCGTGCTGCTGCACCCTAATACCGGGCACCCCAAAGCCGACCATACCGCTCACGCAGTCTGGATGGGGGAAAAGCTGGAGATTCGAAATTTGCACCGCCTGCCCGAAAGCGAAGGTCCGGAGCCAGAATACATCCCAAATACTTGCCCTACGGTCGCATCGTAG
- a CDS encoding YejG family protein, producing MNTIQLSIVHRLPQSYRWLTGFAGSKVEPIPQNGPQDDDCLIGLKLLSPDGEKAWPIMDTLSQALSDIEVDSSVVECEGEPCLFVNLQDELAATCRLKNVGVAIAEPFSSNNPF from the coding sequence TTGAACACCATACAACTGTCCATCGTGCACCGCCTGCCGCAGAGCTATCGCTGGTTGACGGGTTTTGCAGGCTCCAAAGTTGAACCGATTCCGCAAAACGGCCCACAAGACGACGATTGCCTGATTGGCCTCAAGCTGCTGAGCCCGGATGGGGAAAAAGCGTGGCCGATCATGGATACGCTTAGCCAGGCATTAAGCGATATTGAAGTCGACAGTTCGGTGGTCGAGTGCGAAGGCGAGCCGTGCCTGTTTGTGAATCTTCAGGATGAGCTGGCAGCAACCTGCCGCCTGAAAAACGTTGGCGTGGCCATTGCCGAACCTTTTTCCAGCAATAACCCTTTCTGA
- a CDS encoding DEAD/DEAH box helicase yields MSFTLRPYQQEAVDATLSYFRKHSEPAVIVLPTGAGKSLVIAELARVARGRVLVLAHVKELVAQNHAKYVALGLEADIFAAGLQRKESQGKVVFGSVQSVARNLEHFHGEFSLLIVDECHRIGDSDESQYQQILTHLRGNNPRLRLLGLTATPYRLGKGWIYQFHYHGMVRGDEKALFRDCIYELPLRYMIKHGYLTPPERLDMPVVQYDFSRLQAQSNGLFSEADLNRELKQQKRITPHIISQIVEFAAERRGVMIFAATVEHAKEITALLPTTDAALITADTPGPARDTLIEAFKNQQFRFLVNVAVLTTGFDAPHVDLIAILRPTESVSLYQQIVGRGLRLSPGKKDCLILDYAGNPHDLFTPEVGHAKGKSDNVPVQVFCPSCGFANTFWGKTTADGTVTEHFGRRCQGWFEDDDGLREQCDYRFRFKNCPNCNAENDIAARRCHQCDHVLVDPDDMLKAALKLKDALVLRCSGMTLQHGGDAHGDWLKITYYDEDGADVSERFRLQTPAQRMAFEQLFIRPHSRAPGVPLRWINAADVVAQQALLRHPDFVVARMKGQFWNVREKVFDYQGRFRRANELRG; encoded by the coding sequence ATGTCTTTTACTCTACGCCCCTATCAGCAAGAAGCGGTGGACGCCACCCTCAGCTACTTCCGTAAACATTCTGAACCCGCCGTTATCGTGCTGCCTACCGGCGCGGGCAAAAGCCTGGTGATAGCGGAGCTGGCAAGAGTGGCGCGTGGGCGCGTGTTGGTGCTTGCTCACGTAAAAGAGCTGGTGGCGCAAAACCACGCGAAATACGTCGCCCTTGGGCTGGAAGCAGACATTTTTGCCGCCGGCCTGCAGCGCAAAGAGAGTCAGGGAAAAGTGGTGTTTGGCAGCGTGCAGTCCGTGGCCCGCAATCTTGAGCATTTTCACGGCGAGTTTTCCCTACTGATTGTCGATGAATGCCACCGTATCGGCGACAGCGACGAAAGTCAGTATCAGCAAATCCTCACGCATCTGCGCGGCAACAACCCCAGGCTACGGCTATTGGGGCTGACCGCGACGCCTTACCGTCTCGGCAAAGGCTGGATTTATCAATTTCACTATCACGGCATGGTTCGCGGCGATGAAAAAGCGCTGTTCCGCGACTGCATTTACGAGCTGCCGCTGCGCTATATGATTAAGCATGGCTACCTGACGCCGCCGGAAAGGCTGGATATGCCGGTGGTGCAATACGACTTTAGCCGCCTGCAGGCGCAGTCCAACGGGCTGTTCAGCGAAGCCGACCTGAACCGTGAGCTTAAGCAGCAAAAACGCATCACCCCCCACATCATCAGCCAGATAGTTGAGTTTGCCGCCGAGCGCCGTGGCGTGATGATTTTCGCCGCCACGGTAGAGCACGCCAAAGAGATTACCGCCCTGTTGCCCACCACCGACGCAGCCTTGATTACCGCCGATACGCCCGGCCCGGCGCGCGATACGCTTATCGAAGCTTTTAAAAATCAGCAGTTCCGCTTTCTGGTGAACGTGGCGGTACTGACCACCGGTTTTGATGCGCCGCACGTGGACCTGATAGCCATCCTGCGTCCTACCGAGTCAGTTAGCCTTTACCAACAAATCGTTGGTCGCGGCCTGCGCCTGTCGCCCGGTAAAAAAGACTGCCTGATCCTCGACTACGCCGGCAACCCGCATGACTTATTTACCCCGGAAGTGGGCCATGCCAAAGGAAAAAGCGACAACGTACCGGTGCAGGTCTTTTGCCCGTCCTGCGGTTTTGCCAATACGTTCTGGGGAAAAACCACCGCAGACGGTACGGTAACTGAACACTTTGGCCGCCGCTGCCAGGGCTGGTTTGAAGACGACGACGGCCTGCGAGAGCAGTGCGACTATCGGTTTCGCTTCAAAAACTGCCCCAACTGCAATGCGGAAAATGATATTGCCGCCCGCCGCTGCCATCAGTGCGATCACGTGCTGGTCGACCCGGACGATATGCTCAAAGCCGCCCTGAAGCTAAAGGATGCGCTGGTGCTACGCTGCAGCGGCATGACGCTACAGCACGGCGGCGACGCTCATGGAGACTGGCTGAAAATCACCTATTACGATGAAGACGGAGCAGACGTTAGCGAGCGCTTCCGTCTCCAGACACCCGCTCAACGTATGGCGTTTGAACAACTGTTTATCCGCCCACACTCACGCGCGCCCGGCGTGCCGTTACGTTGGATAAACGCCGCAGACGTTGTAGCCCAGCAGGCGCTGCTGCGCCATCCTGATTTCGTGGTTGCCCGCATGAAGGGGCAATTCTGGAACGTTCGAGAGAAGGTTTTCGACTACCAGGGACGCTTCCGCCGGGCCAATGAATTGCGCGGTTAA
- a CDS encoding Bcr/CflA family multidrug efflux MFS transporter encodes MSRKQNSSVGIIVILGLLAMLMPLSIDMYLPALPMIAQGFNVPAGSAQMTLSTYILGFAIGQIFYGPMADSLGRKPVVLGGTLIFALAAIACALSQTIEQLIWMRFLHGLAAAAASVVINALMRDIYPKEEFSRMMSFVMLITTIAPLVAPMVGGAVLVWFSWHVIFWILAAAALLASAMIFFFIHETLAPEMRQKFNLRTTVGNFATLFRHKRVLSYMLASGFSFAGMFSFLSAGPFVYIELNHVSPQHFGYYFALNVVFLFIMTMINSRFVRRVGAINMFRTGLCIQFAMAVWLVVSSQLDFGFWAMVLGVAIFISCVSLVSSNAMAVILDEFPHMAGTASSLAGTFRFGIGALTGALLSVATFNTAWPMIWSIAICATASVVFYFYASKARHKKA; translated from the coding sequence TTGAGCCGTAAACAGAACTCTTCTGTCGGTATTATCGTAATCCTTGGCCTGCTGGCGATGCTGATGCCGCTGTCCATCGATATGTATCTGCCGGCGTTGCCGATGATTGCCCAGGGCTTTAATGTGCCGGCGGGCAGCGCGCAAATGACCCTCAGTACCTATATTCTGGGCTTTGCAATCGGGCAGATCTTCTATGGGCCGATGGCCGATAGCCTGGGGCGTAAGCCAGTGGTGCTGGGTGGTACGCTGATCTTTGCCCTCGCGGCTATCGCCTGCGCGCTTTCACAGACCATCGAACAGCTGATTTGGATGCGTTTTCTGCATGGCCTCGCGGCCGCGGCGGCGAGCGTGGTCATCAATGCCCTGATGCGCGATATCTATCCGAAAGAAGAGTTCTCCCGGATGATGTCCTTCGTGATGCTGATAACCACCATTGCGCCGCTAGTCGCGCCTATGGTCGGGGGAGCGGTGCTGGTGTGGTTTAGCTGGCATGTTATCTTCTGGATTCTGGCCGCCGCCGCGCTGCTGGCCTCAGCGATGATTTTCTTCTTTATTCACGAAACGTTGGCCCCTGAGATGCGGCAGAAATTTAATCTGCGCACTACGGTCGGGAATTTCGCCACGCTGTTCCGCCATAAGCGCGTGCTCAGCTATATGCTGGCCAGCGGCTTCAGCTTCGCCGGTATGTTCTCGTTTCTTAGCGCGGGGCCGTTCGTTTACATCGAACTCAACCACGTTTCGCCCCAGCATTTTGGCTACTACTTTGCGCTGAACGTGGTGTTCCTGTTCATCATGACTATGATCAACAGCCGCTTTGTGCGCAGGGTTGGGGCGATCAACATGTTTCGGACCGGGCTTTGCATCCAGTTTGCGATGGCGGTATGGCTGGTGGTGAGCAGCCAGCTGGACTTCGGCTTCTGGGCGATGGTGCTTGGCGTGGCGATATTTATCAGCTGCGTGTCGCTGGTCTCCTCCAACGCCATGGCGGTGATTCTGGACGAGTTCCCGCACATGGCCGGGACTGCGTCTTCGTTGGCCGGCACCTTCCGCTTTGGCATTGGCGCGCTAACCGGGGCTTTACTCTCGGTGGCAACCTTTAACACCGCCTGGCCGATGATCTGGTCCATTGCTATCTGTGCGACAGCCTCGGTGGTGTTCTACTTTTACGCCAGCAAAGCCCGCCACAAAAAGGCCTGA
- the rplY gene encoding 50S ribosomal protein L25, whose amino-acid sequence MFTINAVERKEQGKGASRRLRAANKFPAIVYGGAEAPVSIELDHDSVMNQQAKPGFYEEVLTLSIDGKEVKVKVQAVQRHPFKPKLTHIDFVRA is encoded by the coding sequence ATGTTTACTATCAATGCAGTAGAACGTAAAGAGCAGGGCAAGGGTGCGAGCCGCCGCCTGCGTGCAGCAAACAAATTCCCAGCTATCGTTTATGGTGGCGCGGAAGCTCCTGTATCCATCGAACTGGATCACGACTCCGTAATGAACCAGCAGGCTAAACCTGGTTTCTACGAAGAAGTTCTGACCCTGTCTATCGACGGCAAAGAAGTAAAAGTGAAAGTTCAGGCTGTTCAGCGTCACCCGTTCAAGCCAAAACTGACTCACATCGACTTCGTTCGCGCTTAA
- the yejF gene encoding microcin C ABC transporter ATP-binding protein YejF — translation MTTPLLAINHLSIAFQQGKTLHQVVDSVSLQVEAGETLALVGESGSGKSVTALSVLRLLPSPPVVYPSGEILFHGTDLLNAPERALRGVRGNKIAMIFQEPMVSLNPLHTIEKQLYEVLSLHRGMRPEAARAEILTCLDRVGIRTPAARLNDYPHLLSGGERQRVMIAMALLTRPELLIADEPTTALDVSVQAQILQLLQELKQELNMGLLFITHNLSIVKKLADNVAVMRHGQCVEQQPAARLFNNPQHPYTRQLLNAEPSGEPVPLQTGVAPLLKVEDLQVAFPIRRGLLKRTVGHHYGLKKLSFELRPGESLGLVGESGSGKSTTGLALLRLIHSTGAIWFDGQPLHELKRKQLLPLRHRVQVVFQDPNSSLNPRLDVLQIVEEGLRVHHPSLNPAEREAKVIQALEEVGLQADMLHRYPAEFSGGQRQRIAIARALILQPQLIVLDEPTSSLDRSVQAQILALLKSLQVKHRLAYIFISHDLHVVKALCHQMVVLHQGEVVEQGDCRQIFSAPQSDYTRQLLALA, via the coding sequence ATGACGACTCCGCTACTCGCCATCAACCATCTTTCTATTGCTTTTCAGCAAGGTAAAACGCTGCATCAGGTGGTGGACTCGGTTTCTCTTCAGGTTGAAGCAGGCGAGACGCTGGCGCTGGTCGGCGAGTCCGGGTCGGGGAAGAGCGTGACGGCGCTCTCCGTGCTGCGGCTGCTGCCGTCACCGCCCGTGGTTTATCCTTCGGGAGAGATTTTGTTTCACGGTACGGACCTGCTAAACGCGCCAGAAAGAGCGCTGCGCGGCGTGCGCGGCAACAAAATTGCGATGATTTTTCAGGAACCGATGGTGTCATTAAACCCGCTGCACACTATCGAAAAACAGCTTTATGAAGTGCTCTCTTTGCACCGGGGAATGCGGCCGGAGGCGGCGCGGGCGGAGATTCTTACCTGTCTCGATCGCGTGGGTATCCGCACCCCTGCGGCCCGGCTGAATGACTACCCTCACCTGCTGTCCGGCGGGGAACGCCAGCGCGTGATGATTGCCATGGCGCTGCTGACGCGACCTGAATTGCTGATTGCCGATGAGCCGACAACCGCGCTGGACGTTTCCGTTCAGGCGCAGATCCTGCAGCTGCTGCAAGAGCTGAAGCAGGAGCTGAACATGGGGCTGCTGTTTATCACGCATAACCTGAGCATTGTGAAAAAGCTGGCTGATAACGTGGCGGTCATGCGTCACGGTCAGTGCGTTGAACAGCAGCCTGCCGCCCGGCTATTTAACAACCCTCAGCATCCCTATACCCGGCAACTGCTGAACGCAGAGCCTTCAGGGGAGCCGGTGCCGCTTCAAACGGGCGTTGCTCCTTTGCTCAAGGTTGAGGATCTGCAGGTCGCTTTCCCCATTCGTCGGGGGCTGTTGAAAAGAACGGTGGGCCACCATTATGGCCTTAAAAAGCTGAGCTTCGAGCTGCGGCCCGGCGAAAGCCTGGGCCTGGTTGGCGAATCAGGTTCGGGTAAAAGCACCACCGGGCTGGCGCTGCTGCGATTAATTCATTCCACCGGCGCTATCTGGTTTGACGGCCAGCCTCTGCATGAGCTTAAGCGCAAACAGCTGCTGCCGCTGCGCCACCGCGTTCAGGTGGTTTTCCAGGACCCTAATTCTTCGCTGAACCCACGCCTCGACGTGTTGCAAATCGTTGAGGAAGGCCTGCGGGTGCATCATCCATCGCTAAACCCCGCCGAACGTGAGGCTAAAGTGATTCAGGCTCTGGAGGAAGTTGGCCTGCAGGCGGATATGCTGCACCGCTACCCGGCTGAGTTTTCCGGCGGCCAGCGTCAGCGCATCGCTATTGCCAGGGCTTTAATTTTGCAGCCGCAGCTTATCGTGCTGGATGAGCCGACGTCCTCGCTGGACCGCTCGGTTCAGGCGCAAATTCTGGCGCTGTTAAAATCACTGCAGGTAAAGCACCGGCTGGCGTATATCTTCATCAGCCATGATTTACATGTGGTCAAAGCGCTTTGCCACCAGATGGTAGTGCTGCATCAGGGGGAAGTTGTCGAACAGGGAGACTGCAGGCAGATCTTTAGCGCCCCGCAAAGCGACTACACGCGTCAGCTTCTGGCACTCGCCTGA